Within Oreochromis niloticus isolate F11D_XX linkage group LG2, O_niloticus_UMD_NMBU, whole genome shotgun sequence, the genomic segment CTTCCAGTTTACTGTAAGAATGCACAAGAAAATAATTTACAATCCCTCAGAGTTGCTATTTATTCAGGTTGtttatgatgcagtcatgttcAAATCTATTGTTTACAAGTAACTCGAGTTTTTTCTGTACGTAGCGTTACAATGAATGGGAAAAGTCAGATTATATGTTCATCACTgacacttttcacacactttttgttttataaaaaaaagctgtttttttaatctaacatAGCAAGCTTTTTACACCATTTCCAGGTGTGTTACTGTGGTCAGTTTGACTTTGAACACTTACAGTAGGTAAAAGTACCCTCACAGCTACATTAATACATGCACCTTAATAGTACTGGGTTGCATCTCCTTTTGTCTTCAGAATTTTTTGtagcatagattcaacaaagtgctgAAACATTCAAGACAAGATGGCACATTCATGATCTGAATCTCCCCATCCCAAAAGTTCTCTCTGTTGAATTGAGACCTGGGCTTGTGGAGGCCATTTAGGCACAGTAACCTGATTTAAGCTTTGTGACATATGAatatggtcagcaacaatactcagctGGTACTACCGTTCTCTGTCAACCACaaagatggttgtgtgggaaaagaaATCAgcagaccagcccatctggcaataacaaccatgccacgttcaaagtcacttaaatggCCTTCTTcctccattctgatgctcagtttgaacttcagcaggtcacctTGACCATTTCTAAATGTTTAAATACTGCtcccatgtgattggctgactaCAAATGTGCAATACCGGCAGCTGAAcaggtgtgcctaataaagtggctagcGAATTTATGtgggaaacaaaaaaagaaagtatcTGAGCTCAAGAACTGCGGCTGGCAGCTGTATTGGTGAATGCTAggatgaaaaagctgaaaaaacaacaacctgttaaaatgttcaatatctttttttatttacccATGTGTTCATTTGAATTTCAGTTTCAGACACAGTGTTACACAAGCCCTGTGTTTGCATAGGTCTGATAATGAGGTAAAACATGGGAGTTGGCATTCTGCATTTCCCTTTTACAGATTACAATTCCCCAAGCAGTCACAATATGACACAATATTTAGAAGCACCTAACAGTAATGGCAAATTATTACTGCTCCAAAGCCTGCGGTTACACGACCACCTTTTAACCCCTTCAGGGCATGAGAACTCAAaaagacaatttaaaaaaattaaattaatgaaattaaaaactaaagaaaCGGAAAAAAGTCCCTCACAGCTCCTGCTACATATCAGACATGCACTTTCACCATAAGAATAAACTTACAGCGCGCATGCAGGTCTTTCACTGGTTACTATTAGTCCAGTTAAAACCCATTATTATTCAGAGATAAGAACTTCATTACTGGCATCTTTTCTTAATATAAGACATCCCTTTATGGCTGATTCGCTTTAAGAGGCATCACGTTTGGTACAACAGTTACTCTGTAAACATTCGTTTCTCTTTGATTTTGTGAATAAATACTCCTTCATTCATATTTCTACCAACTTAAGTAAAAGAAACTAAAAGCGCTTCAGTTCAGAGCTCTGGCTTCAAAGTTGATAAAGCAGACACATGTAATACACAAAGCACTCATCATTAAGCCTAAATCTTAGGCTTAAAACATCTCTACTTTATAACTTGTTGTAATTATATAATTTTCCACATATTGCACACCAGTGTACAGTGTCAAGTATTCCTCGCTTATCACCTTTTTTACGACCTGGCACCGCACTGAAAAGATATTCTGAGGCAGTCTGTCACTGGATGTAAGCAGTGGTCCCCAATGCCTCCCTGAGCTTGTAGATTAGGCTCTAGAGAGAAGAAGTGCAAaaaatttttaataaaatataagaTGTTATCAAGAGTTGTTTATTCCTACAGAGAGACATTTGGGAACGCAACACTTACCTGTTTGGCATTTTCTGTCCAGCAGATGGAGCCAAACCAGGTTTTCCTCGTTGCAAGGCATTGGTGGTAACCTGTGGGACTTTCACAGGGTCCTGCACGACAAGTGAGATGTTCCGCATTTAGTTCACTGATGCAAAAGTAcacactttatttattaatgcaGAAGAGAAGGATTTACCCCTGATTGTTTTTTGATAGGGCAAGGTGGTGGAGGTCTGTTTGGGGGGTTTGGTCTATTTTGGGGTACTGCTGAAGGCTGTGATGAGTTTTTGGGATCCAGGGAGCGTAAAGGTGGAGGTCTTGTAGGTAGTGCAGAAGCCTGGTTGGGTTTCTGTCCTGGAGGGACAGGGGGAGTGCGACCCTGAGGAGAGATCACTCTCTGGGGCTGTGGTGTCCGCTTTCTCTGTTCTGCAGCACACATTGGTACGGGAGGAGGCTTCCCTGCAGGACATACGATACCATTCCTGGGTCGAGGTGGGGCAGACGGGCTCGGATGCGGAGAAGACTTCCCATGTGGAAAAGCACAAAGATGACAAgtattttcaacattttttatGGTATTACATGACAGACATTACTGAGGTTGTCCAAGAGTGGGCTTATTTACCGAATTCTTTAGCAAGAATGTTGGGTTGGCATGACCGTTGGCACGACTGTCCGAATTAAGAGGCTTGACATCAGGTGGCTCGGAAGTGTGGATTTCATTCATTCTGGATGTTCacacaacacaaagcaaaaacgTTATCTGCAAAGTAAGTTTTTAGTGTTTAACAACTTCAGAACTACATACTTTGGCACTGGTGGTGGAGCAGAAGGCTTCAGCATGGGGAGCTTATGTCTGCAGAAGCGccaaaaagcaaaagcagccAAACCCGCCAAGAGAAGCAGGAAGGAAGTAAGGAGGGCTGTACCAACGCTTCCTGTTGGAATATAAAATAGACAAGagtcagaaaataaacaaacaccaaagaaattgttttaactttaattaaCTGCACATGAATGATTGGTGCATGGGTCTCACTGCGGTTGATGACAGGCCCACTGTCCACACTACCCCCTGATCCTTTCTGGTCGCAGAGAGGAGGAGCCCAGCCTGGATCACAGTGGCAGTTACGGTTGTTGTTGCACAGCTGGTAAGAGAATAAGTCACATTTTTTATGACTGAAGGAGAATCAGGGACAGGAAGTCAATGTTTTGTAACAAAATGTAGTAAAAAGGGGCTGCCGAAAAAAAATTGGTATAGTTTATGGAACATTTTACAGAGGTGACCATATTGCTGCATAATACAGCCGTGGTTTCCCATAAGTAAGATGCCTGAATGCCAGACCTTTACTTGTTtatgatatgttttttttatattgttgtgTTGCTACTTTTAATTAAGCAAAGGATCTGGACCGTTCCTGCACTGCTGCTTAGGGCTGCCAGCTTTCAGTAATTGTAGGCTAGCTGCCAAATTTTTCTCAGAAGTCCAGAGAAATCCATCAAACCAGCATCTCTTCTGTGACACACTGAAACTTACTCCGTGTCCGTGGCACTTGGCATTGCATTCCCCCGCTCTGAGAAAAGATGCATTGCGGCATAATCCGTTAAAGCAAATCTGTTCAAACAAAAGAAGCGTGAGGAAGAACATTAGAGAAGCGCTTCGAGACAAGTTGCTTATCCCCTTTCAGGTGAAAACTGAAATCGATGATCCATTTTCTCTGTCTGATCGAAACAGTTTGGTCTGCTTTGTTTGTGACTTAAAATCAGGTGAAAAAAAGTAGTACTGGTACATGCTCTTTACTACTACTGCAAACTCTGTTTAGCACATTTTCATAACTCTCACCGAGTCTTCGCCGCACTTGGTGCCCGTCATGACCAGACCTGGATCCAAAGTGTCACCCTGTGGCTCCTTTTCCTCCTTGTCAAGCTTGTACACATGTGTCCCCTTGCACATGATTCTTCTGTAGCCCTCAGTAACCGTGGTTTCTATGACAACCGCATTTTGCTCAATAGGCTTGGAGGCTGATGCCAAACACTGGATTTTCCCACATTTAGCATCCCTGTCATGTAAACagaaaaaccccccaaaacaacaaaGACAGACTTCAGTTGAGGGAGAAGTAAATTAAAGTGTGATTAGTTTGCTGAACGTTTTGGATTTCACCTGTCACCACAGCTCCTGTATTTCCCAGACTCATCTTTACCACAGTTCCCATACATATTGCCAGCTTCATTTACCCTCTTAAAGCACAGGTCAGGGGCCGGACGACCATCTGCGgtttaatgaaaaacaacaacaaaaaatgcacagaaacatatttaaacgTGTGAGCTCACACAGACACAataacacacatgcagacatgcaGTCAGGTTGTGTTATTTGCCCGTCTGATGAAGAACAGATGGCATCCCTTACTGTTCAATGTGGCTCCTGTGGTACTACAAAGGCTCTGTCACCACATGAACATGGACACTGTCCAATAACAATCCCTAGTCCTGTGACCCATCAAGGACTCATCTTTAAATACACTGAGCCTGACTGGATATTTATCTCTTTAAcattcatttcttcatttaaaaaaaaaaaaagtccagaaaCTTGGTATGACTCAAACCCCTCAAAGCCCacagatgaaaagaaaagagataTTATTTGTGCAGTCACTTCCTTAAAAAGTAGTGAGCTGTTGTTCCTGTGGTTTTGGTCTTAAAATAATACCAAGACCATTTTAAAGTTCAAAGCACGAGGGCATGCACCTTCAAACCATGTACAGTTTGTTAAATTCGACtgtctcagttttatttttgttcattAAAAATACTGATTTAAAGTTAGTctataatatatatgtatataaactTTAATAATCCTTTAATAATAAAGACAATTTTTAGAAGCAAAACCACCTTTAGCAGAAATAAGTTGTAGTTGTTTTCAGTATGAGCTCATCAGTTTCAACATTTTGTGGAGGAGTTTTGGACGACTCTTTGCTACAATGTTGCTTCCGTTCACTGAGGTTTGTCTGAATTTGTTTATGTAAAATTCTCTTAAGTTCCCACCACATTTCATTCGGACTGAGATCTGGACTTTGCCTGGACAACACCTTGATTATTTTCTTGATTGTGGGATTACGTTAAAACACACCTGCATGTTCCAGagccagcaaactgccaaaacctctgcttttattGAGGTGCTCagacttgctgatgatcagtaaACCAAGTGCATTTAATTAGCAGAAGGTAGCTGCTGTTTATCCTCTGAATTTCTATAGATGGAGAGTCCGCTTTACCCACCTTTTCCCCAAAGTGAGCGACACTGCTGCTCAAGGGTCAGACACATGCCGGTGTAACAGTAGGCCTTCCCGCCTGCACATGATGTGCCATCCACTAAATAAAAATCTGCAGGACAAGACTCTGTTTTGCCGTCACAGAACTCAGGAAGGTCACATGACCCCGAGGGAGCACGGCACAGCACACCCGGGCTCTTCAGCTTCACAGTGAAAGACAAAAAGGAGGGTGCCAAGTTTTAAAAGAGTGAATAATGACATAAATAAAGTTAGAAAAGTACAACATTTATTCTGTACTAGTGAGAATAAGGGCTGGTGATTTCCCATTTAAATAGTATACACACTAATATATGTACCTTGCAGTTCTGACAGCAGACTCCGTGGGCACACTCGGCTCCAGCTTTCAGGGTACAGTTGTTGGCATTACAGCATGGGCTTGTGCACTCCTGGGCAAAATGTGTTGTAGAGTCATGAAGCCTGGCAAAACCATCAAAAGAAAAACCCGCAGTGCATATACACAGAAACACCCACTGACCTCTTCTTCTCCACAGTCGCATTCTTCTCCATCTTCCAGGTAACCGTTACCACAGCGATGCCCTCCATACATTGTCCTGGTGTTGGGCAGGTTAAAGAGACACTTTCCTCCTCCAGAGCTCAGGTAGCTCTTCAGCTCCTTCATGTTGCAATCATTAAACACTCGAGGAAAAGGATGCCTGAGCACGAGGTAACGAAGAAATCAGGTTTGATTTTCCCTTTCATACTCTATCATATTCTACCTTTCTCCTGGTTTAATGAATGCAATTTCTTGTATTGTGGCAAGCCGAATTTCATACCCAGTAGCGGCAGCCATGATACAGCCTCCGTCTTCTGCTTTTGCCTGGCAGCAACCTGGAATGTCGTGGCTCATACCAAAGTTGTGTCCCATCTCGTGCGCCATCGTGGCAGCAACGCCGACTGATAAATCTGAGTGGTCCTGTTCGACAGAGCACGAGGATTTTAAGATCAGCAGAAAACAACGTGTGATTCTTTGACTTGATGCATGCTGATGTAGCGTAGCAGGAGcaaatttaaaactaaacacactcaTCCCTCACCATGTTTACTCCGCCGGACTGGTATTCAGAGCACATGGCTTTGAGAGGTGCCAGCCCGATGGTCGTGCCCCGGAATGACTTCCCCCTGGAGACAAAAGAGAGCACTTGAAATTAGTTCCAAGTCGAGAGCATCCCGCTGGACTGCAACCGGTGTTTATTACTGTCTTGGACAATGATTGTGAAACGTACTAGAGTGACACAAGTCCACAAGTGTGACAAAAGAGTGAATGAGAAACACTGACGTGACCAACTGAGCATTGTCGTTGGGGAGACTGCGTAGCTGTTTCTGTCTCCAAGACAGGAACGCTGCCAGGGTGCTGTGCGGGTTATCGGAGACGCTGATCATGTCCTGGCTGGTCCACACCTCCAGACCGATTAGTGCCACACGGATATTTAAACCTTTGTAGTACTATCAGTGTCGGCAGGGAaatatcaggaaaaaaaataggcATGTGAAACTCCAGTGTCtgggggttttcttttttttttctggtttcagATCAGATGTTACCTTGTCAACTAGGTTGGCTGCTTCCACTAATTTCTGTTTCGTCTTGTCAAGATCAGAGTTGTGCTTCTCAAACTGCAACAAACATAAACCACAACGAACACAGAAATAGAAACTCAACTCAACGTCTACACATCTGTTAAAAACGGGTACATCTCACActtgaaataaaacaggaagtgaacctttttttttttgcaagtgTTCTCCACAATTGGGTTTACTAGCAACTGCATGAAGTGGGAAACTACATAATGCAAACTTTATAGGCCATAAATGATAATGATGGCACATACCTAATCCCACATATGAAAAGCCACACTCCCCGCTACCACATCTTAATGGTTCACTGCAAAAAACCCCAGTGTGGTTGCAAAGTCACCCAATATGAGCACATTCCCCACTGTCTTCTCACCTCAGTCTTGTCTGCAACTATGAGCAGCTCTACGTATTTCATATTCTGACTCACTTCCCTTTTTTCCTGAAGAGAAAGACAACATAATCATGTTTTAGTATTTTAGTAAATGTCAAAGAATCTCATCGATGAGGTTACTGCTACTGAGCTCACCCTCAAACCCTGTGGTGACATCATTCCCTTGATAAAGTCATTAAGCCCCTCCTCATGCTCCACTTTGCCATGGTGATGCTGGCAGTGACCCCCGGGGAGACGAACACTCTCGGCTCGAAACACAGCATGCCGATCAGCATCCGTAGAAACGGGAAGAGGCTCTATCAGGTAGCTGATGCTCGTGTTCAGGGAAATTAGTCCCCTAGGAGGGAAAAAACAGAGTCATATTCAGGAAATCAGCAATGTCTTAATATTTGTGTGACAGAAGGTCACGCTTCTCTGTTTCTCCATTGTTGTGTAAATAGAGATCAGCTGACATAAACAATCCTCTTCAAAAAGCCACTAATCATAACAGACACCTATACTCAAACACACACGAGTGCATGCAGAGCAGCGGGCTGTGCAGCTGCAGAAAACATCTGGAGAAGTCAGACGCCCACAGGTCAACAtccttttatgctgtatttgcaTTCCCTCGCAGAATCTACATTAGCAGGAAGATGGTTATTCGCTCATCCTCCAGATGCAGAACATTAACCcagaaaaatcacacacacacacacgactaaGATGTTTGTCAGCCCTCACTAGTTCCTCCTCTGCTGCctgcctctcctctctctctctctgagtgtcTCCAGCAGGAAGCAGCAGCTGCTCTGGAGGCGCATCAGGAGAACACACGAGATCTCCAGTACCGAGCTGTACTCAATGAACCAACACTGAAGCCAGTGACCTAATAAACTCGGAGACTACATCAGACAGTACACAGGGCTGTTTCCTGTAACATTATTTATTGAGGCACAGCTTGACCACAAGCTGAAGAAAGTCAAATTCATACATCTTTTACTCCCACTGCCCAGCTGTCGAATTCTCAGCACGTCTCTTTTGGATTTAAAAACCTATACTTATGCAAGCACACTGTCATTTTGTTTCATAGTCCTCTGAGtatataaaacagaaatacatgTTTTAGACAGGAAGTTTTAGAAACTTGTTTCTagcagtttttttaaaagcacacaACTTATTGATTCTATAGATAAGCAAATGAATTAGCTGAGCGACT encodes:
- the adam19b gene encoding disintegrin and metalloproteinase domain-containing protein 19 isoform X1, which codes for MRPGARPPPPPSPPPYAAQCSVCARLIVVLYCAVAAAVSEAAVYNGETKQASLESILENVESYEITYPIWLHPLRHKRSDNKEHPAEAQVLITAEGQELRLLLEKNEQLLAPGYQEIWYTPNGARKSSSRPSTGHCFYHGEVQGMEGSSVAVSTCSGLRGLISLNTSISYLIEPLPVSTDADRHAVFRAESVRLPGGHCQHHHGKVEHEEGLNDFIKGMMSPQGLREKREVSQNMKYVELLIVADKTEFEKHNSDLDKTKQKLVEAANLVDKYYKGLNIRVALIGLEVWTSQDMISVSDNPHSTLAAFLSWRQKQLRSLPNDNAQLVTGKSFRGTTIGLAPLKAMCSEYQSGGVNMDHSDLSVGVAATMAHEMGHNFGMSHDIPGCCQAKAEDGGCIMAAATGHPFPRVFNDCNMKELKSYLSSGGGKCLFNLPNTRTMYGGHRCGNGYLEDGEECDCGEEEECTSPCCNANNCTLKAGAECAHGVCCQNCKLKSPGVLCRAPSGSCDLPEFCDGKTESCPADFYLVDGTSCAGGKAYCYTGMCLTLEQQCRSLWGKDGRPAPDLCFKRVNEAGNMYGNCGKDESGKYRSCGDRDAKCGKIQCLASASKPIEQNAVVIETTVTEGYRRIMCKGTHVYKLDKEEKEPQGDTLDPGLVMTGTKCGEDSICFNGLCRNASFLRAGECNAKCHGHGLCNNNRNCHCDPGWAPPLCDQKGSGGSVDSGPVINRRSVGTALLTSFLLLLAGLAAFAFWRFCRHKLPMLKPSAPPPVPKMNEIHTSEPPDVKPLNSDSRANGHANPTFLLKNSSSPHPSPSAPPRPRNGIVCPAGKPPPVPMCAAEQRKRTPQPQRVISPQGRTPPVPPGQKPNQASALPTRPPPLRSLDPKNSSQPSAVPQNRPNPPNRPPPPCPIKKQSGDPVKVPQVTTNALQRGKPGLAPSAGQKMPNRA
- the adam19b gene encoding disintegrin and metalloproteinase domain-containing protein 19 isoform X2 — encoded protein: MRPGARPPPPPSPPPYAAQCSVCARLIVVLYCAVAAAVSEAAVYNGETKQASLESILENVESYEITYPIWLHPLRHKRSDNKEHPAEAQVLITAEGQELRLLLEKNEQLLAPGYQEIWYTPNGARKSSSRPSTGHCFYHGEVQGMEGSSVAVSTCSGLRGLISLNTSISYLIEPLPVSTDADRHAVFRAESVRLPGGHCQHHHGKVEHEEGLNDFIKGMMSPQGLREKREVSQNMKYVELLIVADKTEFEKHNSDLDKTKQKLVEAANLVDKYYKGLNIRVALIGLEVWTSQDMISVSDNPHSTLAAFLSWRQKQLRSLPNDNAQLVTGKSFRGTTIGLAPLKAMCSEYQSGGVNMDHSDLSVGVAATMAHEMGHNFGMSHDIPGCCQAKAEDGGCIMAAATGHPFPRVFNDCNMKELKSYLSSGGGKCLFNLPNTRTMYGGHRCGNGYLEDGEECDCGEEEECTSPCCNANNCTLKAGAECAHGVCCQNCKLKSPGVLCRAPSGSCDLPEFCDGKTESCPADFYLVDGTSCAGGKAYCYTGMCLTLEQQCRSLWGKDGRPAPDLCFKRVNEAGNMYGNCGKDESGKYRSCGDRDAKCGKIQCLASASKPIEQNAVVIETTVTEGYRRIMCKGTHVYKLDKEEKEPQGDTLDPGLVMTGTKCGEDSLCNNNRNCHCDPGWAPPLCDQKGSGGSVDSGPVINRRSVGTALLTSFLLLLAGLAAFAFWRFCRHKLPMLKPSAPPPVPKMNEIHTSEPPDVKPLNSDSRANGHANPTFLLKNSSSPHPSPSAPPRPRNGIVCPAGKPPPVPMCAAEQRKRTPQPQRVISPQGRTPPVPPGQKPNQASALPTRPPPLRSLDPKNSSQPSAVPQNRPNPPNRPPPPCPIKKQSGDPVKVPQVTTNALQRGKPGLAPSAGQKMPNRA